Proteins encoded by one window of Candidatus Pelagibacter giovannonii:
- a CDS encoding DUF3553 domain-containing protein has translation MIFISILTISKLMILDFEPGDKVINPNNKDWGTGQVQSIINGKVTVNFENVGKKVINSKIIQLEKLYK, from the coding sequence ATGATATTTATTAGTATATTAACTATAAGTAAATTAATGATTTTAGATTTTGAACCAGGTGACAAAGTTATCAATCCTAACAACAAAGACTGGGGTACAGGACAAGTTCAATCAATAATTAATGGTAAAGTTACTGTAAATTTTGAAAATGTTGGAAAAAAAGTTATTAATTCAAAAATAATTCAGTTAGAAAAATTATATAAATGA
- a CDS encoding 3'(2'),5'-bisphosphate nucleotidase CysQ family protein — MNLEEKKKITLSLIDTFNKASQVALDLRGAGLQKEIKPDNTPVSNGDIEVNKILTSKIQEITPNIPIVSEESANHKMDNDLNTFWLIDPIDGTRDYINNRDEFTLNAALILDKKPAIGIITVPAKKRVFYSYGLSHSYELINNQEISLMNKEKNYFGHKAVSYSNDLKPEILEIHKKYKISSFQKMKSSLKFCVIAASEFDMYVAEPRACEWDIAAGHAILEHSGGEVTDFNYNEILYGKTEFKNPSLILKSKNIL, encoded by the coding sequence ATGAACCTTGAAGAAAAAAAAAAAATTACACTTTCACTAATAGACACTTTTAATAAAGCAAGTCAGGTAGCTTTAGATTTAAGAGGCGCTGGTTTACAAAAAGAAATTAAGCCAGACAATACCCCAGTAAGTAATGGTGATATTGAGGTTAATAAAATTTTAACCAGCAAGATCCAAGAAATAACTCCAAATATCCCTATTGTTTCAGAAGAGAGTGCAAACCATAAGATGGATAATGATTTAAATACTTTTTGGTTAATCGATCCAATAGATGGCACCAGAGATTATATTAATAACCGTGATGAATTTACTTTAAATGCAGCATTAATATTGGATAAAAAACCAGCTATTGGGATCATAACAGTACCAGCAAAAAAAAGAGTTTTTTATTCTTACGGTCTGTCTCACAGTTACGAGTTAATTAACAATCAAGAAATTTCATTAATGAATAAAGAGAAAAACTATTTTGGCCATAAAGCGGTAAGTTATTCTAACGATCTTAAACCTGAAATTTTAGAAATTCATAAAAAATATAAGATAAGTTCTTTTCAAAAAATGAAAAGCTCGCTAAAATTTTGTGTTATTGCAGCAAGTGAATTTGATATGTATGTCGCTGAACCAAGAGCTTGTGAATGGGATATTGCAGCTGGTCATGCAATCCTTGAACACTCAGGGGGGGAAGTAACTGATTTTAATTATAATGAAATACTCTATGGAAAAACTGAATTTAAAAACCCAAGTTTAATTTTAAAAAGTAA
- the mnmA gene encoding tRNA 2-thiouridine(34) synthase MnmA gives MTKLNSIGIAKDPKDTLVVVAMSGGVDSSTVAAMMKNEGYNVIGITLKLYNDSKETASSKQCCAGQDIMDAKRVADKLNIEHKILYYQNKFKEGVIDNFIDSYLNGETPIPCVQCNKTVKFTDLFQESKRLNADALVTGHYVKSITEKDNTDMYRGIDLNRDQSYFLFNTTKDQLNFLRFPLGNLLKDETRNIARELDLNVADKPDSQDICFVPNGDYASVIEKFRPNSFIKGNIKNMIGEVIGVHDGIINYTIGQRKGIGVSDKNPLYVVKIIADKNEIIVGTKEHLVKTKINLKNLNIITNDQNDFENELFVKVRSTGRLIKAKIDIKDNNAKVNLLEEEHGIAPGQACVFYSKNNNGYKVLGGGWIKS, from the coding sequence ATGACAAAATTAAATTCTATTGGAATAGCTAAAGACCCAAAAGATACCTTAGTTGTTGTTGCAATGTCAGGTGGAGTAGACTCTTCAACTGTTGCAGCCATGATGAAAAATGAAGGTTACAATGTCATCGGTATTACTCTTAAACTTTATAATGACAGTAAAGAGACAGCTTCTTCAAAACAATGTTGTGCAGGCCAAGATATTATGGATGCAAAAAGGGTTGCTGATAAATTAAATATAGAACATAAAATTTTATATTATCAAAATAAATTTAAAGAGGGAGTTATTGATAATTTTATAGATAGTTATTTAAATGGAGAAACACCCATACCATGTGTACAATGTAATAAGACAGTCAAATTTACAGATTTATTCCAAGAATCAAAAAGGCTCAATGCTGATGCTTTAGTAACAGGACATTATGTTAAAAGTATTACTGAAAAAGACAATACAGATATGTATAGAGGTATTGATTTAAATAGAGATCAAAGTTATTTTTTGTTCAATACCACAAAAGATCAATTAAATTTTTTAAGATTTCCCTTGGGTAATCTTCTTAAAGATGAAACTAGAAATATTGCAAGAGAACTTGATCTCAATGTTGCAGATAAGCCTGACAGTCAAGATATCTGCTTTGTTCCAAATGGTGACTACGCTTCAGTTATTGAAAAGTTTAGACCAAACTCTTTTATTAAAGGTAACATTAAAAATATGATTGGTGAGGTGATAGGAGTTCACGATGGTATTATCAATTATACAATTGGTCAAAGAAAAGGAATTGGAGTTTCTGATAAGAACCCATTATATGTAGTAAAGATTATTGCAGATAAAAATGAAATTATTGTTGGAACTAAAGAACATCTTGTTAAAACAAAAATAAATTTAAAGAATTTAAACATTATTACAAATGATCAAAATGATTTTGAAAATGAATTATTTGTAAAAGTTAGATCAACTGGAAGATTGATTAAAGCCAAGATAGATATCAAAGATAACAATGCTAAAGTCAATTTATTAGAAGAAGAACATGGTATTGCTCCCGGTCAAGCATGCGTGTTTTATTCAAAAAACAATAATGGCTACAAAGTACTTGGTGGTGGCTGGATAAAAAGTTAG